The proteins below are encoded in one region of Triticum aestivum cultivar Chinese Spring chromosome 1B, IWGSC CS RefSeq v2.1, whole genome shotgun sequence:
- the LOC123123609 gene encoding uncharacterized protein isoform X2 yields MPMPMRGLSSVLARRARSLTGDPATIPRSAGGRITLSGRLDSAAASTKACDGGEIARSWIPKTSTSKSLVTSALSGSTCKSIVTSALSGYTCKSLVTSPVACTVGDPGLSSITKAVSSSHVPPFGLRPVHSIPCHRVLYQRLLYTAGGWSS; encoded by the exons ATGCCGATGCCGATGCGAGGGCTCAGCTCCGTCCTGGCGCGGAGGGCCCGCTCACTGACCGGCGATCCGGCGACCATTCCTAGATCCGCCGGTGGTCGGATCACCTTAAGCGGCCGCCTGGACTCGGCAGCTGCGAGCACGAAG GCCTGTGATGGTGGTGAAATCGCCCGATCCTGGATCCCCAAGACATCTACGAGCAAGTCCCTCGTCACATCAGCCCTCTCTGGATCTACCTGCAAGTCTATCGTCACATCAGCCCTCTCTGGATATACGTGCAAGTCCCTCGTCACATCACCAGTG GCATGTACTGTAGGAGACCCTGGGCTCTCCTCGATCACCAAGGCTGTCTCATCAAGCCATGTCCCTCCATTTGGGTTGAGGCCTGTTCACTCCATACCGTGCCACCGTGTTCTCTATCAGAGGCTTCTCTACACAGCAG GTGGGTGGTCCTCCTAA